The DNA window TGATAAGGggtttttaaaatagttataggtcgtttttaaaaatatgccgacctaataatttatttttaatttaattgattgctcattttttttctctcatttTTACAACTTTGCATATACAtgcatatatttaaatatataatcgGTGTCTTGTGTCTTCATTGTGTTTCTGTGTTATTTTTTCTTGGCTTCACCCATGTAGAAGTTtttgtactttacacttttttttctgtaggtttttatacttcatttttatattatttggtCCTTCTAGTTagctatttttgattttcagattcTTTTTGAGTGTTtttcagtccctctacttacaatttttttcttcaagtCACACAAAAGGACTGAAAAAAGCTCAAAAAGGacaggaaaaataaaaattaggtcAGTAGAGGACCAGATAatacaataataaaatataaggattttcgaaaaaaaagtgtaaagtacagggacgtCTAGATGGGTTTGaccttttttctttaaaaaatattgttcGTTATGTCCATACATGATCTTATATTTGCGTGAGTGCTTTGTAGATTTTATTACAGCAATGAATCAATTGATGTATATTAGCATATTAAAAAAAGCATAAAAGTATGGCAATTGCATGTTTTAGAATATTAGGAAAAAACGGCCACACATctcaaatataaaattgtttATTCTTGAGGTATGTTatgcttttctttttaaatttacttcTTTTGTCTCATGAAAATAGGTGTTTTTGCTTTTTCATGCACATGATTAGTGTAGTTTGGCTTTACAATTTAGAAAAATAGTTATATTTGATCGTTATTCATGAACAAGTATATTCTTCAAAACAATATGGGATAAGTTCAAATTTGATTAAGATTGATCCCTCTTCACTTTATCGTGTTTTGGGAAAGATTTCTGCCTCTCAATcgcatttaatccaaacttgaGGTGGCCATTATACTTGACGAGTTAGTGTTTACCTCGAGTTTGAGGTGATCCAGAAGTTTTCTACTTGAGGTGATCTTAAATTCAACAAGTTTAGGACTTCTGCACAAATATTAACTTGGAAACTTCATGACTCACTTTAGACATCTCCAAAtgaattgatttttaaattcatttgaaaGTTTAAGATGCctactttaatttttatgaaaacataaatttattacaagtctaactattttaaaatatcactTAATTCTAAACGTCATAAGTTTAGTTTCAAGCCTCCAAATGATATCTATTTTTGATTCATTGCAAAGATGATGATGTCTACTTTAATTCATTTGCATAACACTTGTTCATTTGAGATCTTTAAGACCGACAAAAATAGCTATTTATGAATTAGGATCAAATGTGACTATTTTTCTTTGTTCCACATGAAAATCAAGAGCAAGTCATTGGATTGTGTATAAacttgatataatttttttgtgtaATTTCATCATTTTATTTTGGATCAGTTATGCCTAGTAAAAGACTATTATCTAAATTGTTGCCATTCTAGATGAGTATTTTTAAGGTTGGATTAAGTGGGTATTTCAAATGTCTAACTTAGTTTCTAACTTTAGTGCTAACGAACTACTCCAATCTTTTTCCCTATTTAAACAAATGGTTTTGCTTGTTTGCAATTTGAACACCATCCAGCAATGGATATAGCAAACTAATGTTGTGATAAATGGCCTTCATATTATTTTCTGTATGGGATACTTTGTTTTAGAATTTCATTATAAATCTCATGGAATATGCCGTTTCATTATATATGTTGCTCAATGCTTGATCAATGACTGGTTAGCTTCTTCTATTTGGAGGTTCTAACCAAATTCTTTTACTTCTTGATAATAATAGATGGCAAAAATAATTTCCACGTCAGCCCTATGTTTCTTCATTCAAATGCTACTTCGCATAAATGGGCGTTTGGTGGTACGTATGAACATTGTTGTTTTCAACTCCATTTCGGGAAATTTTGTTGATTGTACTAATATGATATGCATGTTTTTGCAGCCATAGCAGAATTGCTTGATAATGCAGTTGATGAGGTAAGTGTGACTCGAAGCTATTTACCTTTTGTTTTCTTTGCACGTGCTGGAATCCAAGAGTGTCTCTCTTGTTGCatgatattttttgttaatgtAGTTATTTCTTGTAGAATTTATTTGCAAATTAATCTGTTTTGTGATTCATTTGATATAAATATATGATCGATTCATTTGAGTCACTAAATGAATGTTTAAGTAAACCAAactcaatatatatataattccatagaattttttgaaatacatttaaaccaaacatatgAAAAGATATCTGAATTAAGTTGAATTATGACCTATATATATCTATTGGAATTTTCTTTTATGGTTAAAAATGTCTCATTGGCCATACTACATTCCAATGTCAAATAAAAATTGTAGACGCTGTTAGGATTAATAATGGGATGTATGAAATCATAAGATGCATAAGAAGTTCCTATCAGAGACCAATTATATATTTTGGGCGGTTGGTAAAcatgttataattttaaagatGACAAGGATGATAAAGTGGACAAGTGCATAAATAATGCGATGTGGTTTTAATGTTTTAGCTATCTCAAAGCCTTTTTTTATAAGAGCAGGCTTTCGTTAGATATAATTTTAGCCAACTAACAAACATGCCTTATAATGATTTTGTGCCTATTGAAGATGATGCCATGATGAATGTGTGGGCAAGTAGGAATTTTATGGAATATGCAGATTTATACCAAGTCGGTAGTCACTCCAGCAAAAGATAGGTTGGGCATAATTGCTTGGAATGCTCATTTTAGATGTATAATAGCTATTCTATGGAAAGTCGAGCATATCAAAGTTGGGGAGGGAGGAGGAAGGTGGGTTGCTGATGGTCCGGTAATGGGTAGATTTGGGATAATTTGATTGTGATTTACTGGTTTTAGATGGTTTGCAAATAACCAAAACTCCTTTGACTTAGGAAAATGATTTATAGATATGGTCATTGACTTTTATACTGATTCCCCTGTGGTTAAAACACTCCAGTTTGTTTCACTTCTTATTGACTGttataatcatttggatttCCTAAGAATAATAGAATCTAGGGGTAGTTGAATTGAGCAAGAATAATTATGGACTATTTGGAGTAATACGTGTGAGTTCATATTAAGATTATCTTATGCTAGGAACTTGGTTGAGCTGCTGTTTCCTACAATAGACAGCTAATGGATGACCCAATATTATGTAACCTGTTCTCTCCATTTTTTTCCCAGCAAGCATGGCAGTGCAATGAAGATATCCATTTGATATGTTTACCTTTGGGTGTGCCTTAGAACTTAAGTAATTCTAGGGAACCGGACATgcgtttttaaaataatatcctAGTAGAAACTACAgttatttaactaaaaattaGATTTGGTATTTACAATTATTAACATTGTCAGTAAAGACTTGTCATGAATAAATATTTGCTTACTTTCGTTTGCTCCAAAAGAAAGTAGCCttcttctgtttcttttttgttttttaaatattttcattgtCTTCTTCATTTGCTGGTTTTGGAGTGATGTCTTTAATAGTGCTCAAAGTTGAATCAAAGATCACTTTTGTCTAATTAGTTATGTCCCATCAATTGAGTATAAGTTCTTGTTCCTTTATATGTGTGTTTGTTTCTTTTAAGAATACTTGTTGAGGATTTAATGACTTTTGATCATTTAACTTTCCTTGGTTTGAATGGCTTTTCTTATGTCAATTGGTTAGTTTCTCAAGTGCATTATGATGTTTTCACCATTTAGTTGGGATTTATCgggttttataatgttttcaccATTGGTTGGTTTGTCAAGTGCATTATGATGTTTTCACCATTTAGTTGGGATTTATCgggttttataatgttttcaccATTTGTTTGAGATCATCTGATTATATCTTCATACTTGCCTATcacttttcaatttcttttgttTACAAAATAGATCCAAAATGGAGCCACTTCTGTCATTGTAGATAAAATCTCAAATCCAAGGGATGGTAGTCCAGCGCTGTTGATTCAAGGTACCTGAGTAGGCTGTAGGATGATTGTAGTCTTGATTGAtatgaaatttatttgattaaataattcaattaaatcttATTAAAATTTGGGGCTTCTCAAATAGATGATGGTGGTGGAATGAACCCTGAAGCGATGCGGCAGTGTATGAGTTTTGGGTTTTCAGATAAATCCAAATCAGCCATTGGACAATGTAAATTATCCTTCACGGTTTTCACAGATTGTATATTTTTTGCTTTATATCTGCTGATTGAACGCTGATCTTTCAGATGGTAATGGCTTTAAGACAAGCACTATGAGACTCGGAGCAGATGTTATTGTTTTTAGTCGCCATCTGCGTAATAGGTATGACACTGTCATCTGTCATCTGCCAACTGAAATCTGTAGTAGACTTGTGCatttgaatttaaaacttttcaatTACTGTATGCCATCGATTACAGTTATAAATTATATGCTCTATTTCACATTATATCTAAATACTGTtgcctctctctctctctctctctctctctctctctatatatatatatatatatatatatatatatatatataaataaaaaatcttgatgatttattattattaaaagttTTACACAAACCTAGAAGATGGACATTAAAGTTCTTGTTTCAGATTCTCTTTCTTTGAATCTTCTGCGAGAATATATAAGATTATTTGATGGCAACCAATTTTGAGATTTTCTGCTGTAAATGCAAATTATTCTCTAAATACCTTTTGTTGACCGATTTTATCGTTCATTTTTTCTATTGTAAGTCCTTTTCTTTGGAAAGTCAAAGATGGGAGGTTAGATTTTTGTAACAGCTGGGACTTTGGTATGGGAAGACTATAGTTAGCACTCTTATTTTGTGTGTTTATGTGCTTAGTTTCATTGGGGTGTTCTGTCGGGATTGGTGACAGCTCATCCTCATTTTCAGGGCCAACTACCGCCTCTTAAATTTATACAGTTTTATGcattatatatcaaaattaatttaaatttgattctaACGGTGTGTGCATGTAAATGTGAAAATTGATAATTAGAATCTAATTATAGTAACAAGTGTAACTCCGCTTAGATCAAGAATTAGtctttccttttaattttatggtAAATGTTGTTTGATGTGTTTCTACTTAAGCTGTCTCCTGTTTTCTGCAATAAGCAGGGTGTTGACTCAAAGCATTGGACTCCTATCTTACACTTTTTTGACACAAACAGGCTATGACAGGATAGTAGTGCCAATGGTGAGTTCCATTGATTAAGCTTTTGGTCAGTATGCTTTCTGATTCTTCCCATCGTATTTGAGAATGTTCAggaaaaatcataaatattaacTCTGTATTAGTGTTAGTATTAGTCTATTTTATCTTTGCTCATGGCATGTTTGTGAATGTGTCATGTACATGCAACTACTTTCTAACTTGAGGGCACTGTTTGTTAAATGAGTATTTCctgatgaattaaaaatattagaacatatttttttatgtctAGATTTATTAGATTAGGATCCTGACATTGACCTCAGTGAAAAGTAGTAAAGGACAAGGTTTCTATATCTtgcttaaaaaaaatcacatttttgtTTCTGGATTTCATAAGGGCTTCAGGTGTGTTATAGTCTTGTTCTTGATCTTGAATTTATGCACTTGCTCTCTTTGCAGGTTGATTATGAGTTTAACTCAGCAACTGGCAGTTTCGAATTTTCAAATCGGTGTAGTAAAGAGCTTTCTATGTCAAATCTTTCTTTGCTGTTACAGTGGTCTCCATATTCAACAGAAGAGGAGCTTTTGAAGCAAGTAATTTACTTGCCTTTTATCTAATCTGGAAAATTTATGGCATGCAAGAAGAGCAAGGACTCTATCCACCCTACCATAAATTGTTACTTAAACATTGAACAAAGTATCGTTTCACCCCCTCATCTTGgcaccaaaaatttaaaaaaagtcaattGTAGCAAAAAAGTACAAAGCGGAATAGTTTCCcccctttgacaaaaaaaagagagtgagtttcataataaatcctaatttactcttattaattataattaatcctaattaaatcttaataaaaccaaattaaacctttttgaattttttttatttaaacatattcTAAAtcctattttcttttttcttcttctctgtttCAACCGCCACCATATCCGACAAAAACGATGGCCAACCGCCAAACTGCGCCGCTCCTTCGTCTCAGATTGACGAACCTGGGTTCGCTCAGACGAGGAAGATAGCTTGTCTTCCTCCCCTAAGAAGAACCCAGATGGGTTCGTCTCCGGCGGTGGCGGTTTCCAGAAAAAGGGGTAAAATGGTTATAAAGAGACAAAAAGATTCCTTAAGTTTTATTtacattaatataatatttgaactttaaaaattatgagggcataattaaaatttaaacattattaagtaccaatttaaaaattgaaaaaatatcaaGGACTATTTAAAATCTTTTTCTGTGCTAATTGGAGAGAGTGTCACTCTCTTTAAAGTGAGACTGGGGAGTGGTTTTTGACCCGATTTGGCGAAGTTGTGAGTCTTTTGTCCGGTTTTCCTACAATTGACATTTTTTGATGCTTATTGCCAAAATGAGGGGGTGAAAGATCCTTTATTCCTTAAACTTTGCTCCTTTTTGTCGAAACCTCTTTTTGTTTGCATTGACATTTTGATACCTTGTAACAAGGATTAGAGAAAATATAcatgatttaagttaaacaagATTAAATCTATATTCTAGTTACTATGCCAGTAAGAAGTTTAAACTAGATCGAGAAGCTAATGTATTCCATTATTAATTGTAGGTTTAGACTTTGACAGTTTTGGCCTAGTGTATCTTGAGAATTATAAACTTATGAAAAGCATGTGCCCATCATAAACTAACCACCCTGAATTTGGAAAATGAAATGTTGCTGAAGGCCCTTTCGTGCCTAACATTCCTATTTTCCatgttcaaattaaaaattagcgAGTATTCGCTAAACAGAAATGGAGGGTGGACAAGAGCTCACACTTTATTGGAGCATTCTTGATAATATGCAAGTTAATAGTGATATTTACTTTGTCGATCTCTAATGTTTTCCCTATACAAATATGTTTTGATACATGTCTATATTCTTGTTGCAGTTTGATGACATTGGATCTCATGGCACAAaagtaataatatataatttgtgGTTCAGTGATGATGGGATATTGGAGTTGGATTTTGATACGGAATCTGAGGTCAGAAACTTTCTTGTCTTATTGCTATGTTAATTTGTTCTCATCCTGTTTAATGCTGTTACCCTCAATTATTTGTGTACACGGGTTGGGTTTCAGGATATTCGTATTAGTGGGGACATCAAACAGGTAGAGACTTCTCTTGCTTGGAAGAAGATTAATGAACAGCACATTGGCAACCGGTTTCGTTATTCCCTCCGAGTAAGTATACAAATGGGTTTATTATGCATTGATATTTGCTCacatgaattttatatttaagaattcattttttgtaatatttttttaacaggTGTATATTTCCATCTTGTATTTGCGTATACCTGAAACATTCAGAATTAAATTGCGGGGAAGAATTGTTGAGCACCATAATCTTGCCAATGATCTAAAATTTCCAGAATTCATCTTGTATAAACCTCAAAGTGGTGGAGTTTTGGAGGTTGTGATTCTTTGCTGGAATTTTCTTTGTTCAGTTTATGTGTTTAATATACGAAATAAATTGCTTTAGTTATGATTCCTATATTGGAAACTTTTCTTTCATTAGCTCTCATTTCTGCGTGAAAATGGAGGGGAAAATATGATTCGATCTAATAGGTGGTCTAAAAAGTATATGCATGTGTTTCATAGATTTATGATTGAGATAGAGTCATTTTGGTGGTTAAATCCTCCTGCTCGCCTATGAACTGGGGTGGGAATATATAAATATGCAGAGATAATTACATTTACATGAGCGATAGATGATTTTTAACATGTATCTatcgatttttttttctcaCATGTAAATCAGACGTTTATAATACATTTACATGAGTGATAGATGATTTTTAACATGTATCTACCTATTTCTGTTTTCTCACATGTAAATCAgacatttattttataatagacATGTTATTATCACTGACACTATTATTTTAGGGTCAAGTCATAACTACTATAGGATTTTTAAAAGAAGCGCCACAAATCAATCTCCATGGTTTCAGTGTCTACCACAAAAATCGGCTAATTCTGGTAAATGTTCTTTTGAAATGtcaacatttttagaaattatgtTGCATGAGTCTTATTTCACTCCTGTTGCAGCCATTTTGGGCGGTTGTGAAACAGTTTGGATGGGACTGTCGTGGTAGAGGAGTGGTCGGTGAGAAGAACCTAAAGCACTGTTTCATTTTCATcagttttttattattatcatttttttgacTTTAGGACTTCTTTGAAATTTATGGTGATTTCTATGTTCATCATCTAGGTGTTCTGGAAGCAAACTTTATTGAACCtacacatgataaacaagattTTGAGAGAACTTCCCTTTTACAGAAACTTGAAAGTCGCTTGAAAGACATGACACATGAGTACTGGTAAATATTTTGTATGCTAAGTTGTCTTCCATTAGTTTTGGAAATATGTTCTAGTCCTTTTTTGGTAATTATTCGGCTGTCTTATCGAAGATCATTTAGGGGTCTTTTGAACAGTTCAGGGATCATTGTTATGTTTTGAGTTACTGCTgagtgttttatattttattgtcttaacaaaaaaatatagcaTAATGAcatgcttttttttttgtgtaGCTTATCTTATCTTTTTCTTATCTTATTTATCTGTTGTGGTCACCTTATACTTCTTATGACATAGGCAGAATGACAAAATTACTGTATGGTTGTTATTCCTTCCAACAGCAGAAGCGTGGTTTAGGTAATAGGATTATATGTCTGTTAGCAATTTGATGCGAATTATTGTGACATTTATAGGTATCACCATTGTGGGCTAATCGGGTACAAAGTGATTAAAAAGATGCCCAAACAAGATTCTCTTGGTTTTGCACATGGTAAAACAAAGCCTGTTAAATTGAATCACGGATCTTCTGTCCCTAGCAGTGGAAAAGTGTCACCTGCTGCAGGTAGAGCTGTAGGGGCCTTTGATTCTGAATTTAATCTGAATTGACTTGTATTTCCAAAGAGTTTATTGATtgataacaaaaaaaacattttttctaTTGTAACAGTGTTAGGCATGAAAAGGAAAGAGCATGATGATTTGGTTGATGCTGAAGATATGAAAAAGCATGCTCGGACTGGTGTTAATGGCACTGTTTCAGGCCAGAGTTTCGGAGCACAGGTACATTTTTGCAACATGATTTGAAGAATTGATATGAAAAATGAATTACATACAATTTTCAGTTAAACGCAAAAGCTTAGAGTGAAAATGTTAGGTATTACTACGAAAATACCTAACATTTTGCAAATAGGTGTTACAAAGGTTAGAGAGCATTTGATCTTCCTGGTATGAAGTAATTGCTTTTATTAAAGTTGTCACTTTCGTTCCTCTTCTTCTCTTCTATACCCGATTTCTAGTTGAAGATGTGCTTTTTTAATAGAGTGgggacttttttcatttacaaaaagaCCGAGTtgacttaaaaatatttataaaaataccaaaaaaatgaaagtatttacaaaaattatgagctaaagaatttgaaaatagtatttggtttaatattggtataatttcaataCACTTTTGGTATTATCGTTAacaattgttttatatattttctcgTTGATAACAGAcactttttgtttttatatatttttattatattttgtttttgtataatttcaATAGACACTTTTTGTTAATGTATATTGTTAGTTTAACTTTTAGTATatgatgtggtgtaatgttggtataatttttatttaatactaaCTAAATTTCAGTATGTTCAGATGTGTATACTCAcggtataatgttagtataattttagtatatttttactttattagtatactgacattataccaacaatatacattaccgtatttgtaattttttttaatttttggtatttttaagTCAACTCGGTctattttgtaaatgaaaaaaatcaacaatatttttgtaattattttcatattttttggtaaatggtgtaatttcctcaaaatGTTACCTTGATCCATTTTTGATCTCATTTATCCAGAGAAGTAGGagaaaaaattacatatttCTGAACAGAAACCAGAAACGTTCAGACTAGCATATTAGCAAATGTTGTTTGATAATTGTGTTGTGCTTACCTGCTGAAGAACTAACACATTACTTATTTTGAATCCTCCATTAAATTTGTCTATTTCAACACTTATTTCACCTTCTTCTTAACTTTGTGCATTCCTATTATTGCTTGCTGTTGCCATGGTTTGATAAGACTTCATTTTGCTAATTTATCAtctcttcattttctttttggAAAGACTGTGGATATCGCAAATCAGTCGAAATACCAGGGTCATGAAGCTCTAGTCTTGACGCAGGAAAACAAGAAACTTCAAGCACAGTGAGTGTATTAGATTTTTGTTTTATACATGAGCATTTCTCTTTTACCTATTGGCCACATTTATTGGATTAATTTTCTTTACATTTTGTTTATGCATATTTCGAGGGGATTACATGGTCAAAACGTTGTTGATATTGCACTAGCTTCTGCTATATGCCTGTATAACATTGACAAAGACTTAATACACCTGCAATCTAAAACTTTAAGAGCTTGTATCGTATCTCAGATCTTATggattttttatttacatttttatttcaGATGCGATGAATATGAGAAGACGGAAAAGGAATTGGAGATGAAGGTATGTAGCGCTTTTTCGTATATTGCAAAATATGGCAGTTTGAATACttactataattaaaaattgccctaatcacccaaaaaatacTCCACCTTTTcgtattttttcgtttatggcctcaccttttaaaatcttcaattgtagttaatttttcaattttactttcaattgttgccatttgtttaaattggagagaaaaaaggttcaaataaaCCTCTCATATTgcttcatttttgaaattaattatggTAAAGAAGCAAATTGGAACAATATGAATATAAACGACATAATTGAACTTTTTCCCTCTAATTTGGATAAATggctataattgaaagtgaaaattaaGAAGAGGGCTAAAAATGAAGATTTTGAATGGTGagttaataaacaaaaatatctaACAGGTGAGGTTTTTTTGGGTGATCAAGCCTGAAAAAATTACCTTTTTTCtattaagggttaattgcaaaacaAATAATAGACTTTAGTGTGTTTTGCAGTTACAACacttactttaaattttagcaatgTCAAATACGAATTactaattttttgcaattcggAATACCGGTCAATTTTCTGATAGAAAATGATGACGTGGTATCCACATCAGTAATTTTATTGGAAAATTGTTTGGTGTTTTGAATggtaaaaaattgataattcatGTTGTAATTGTAGAACactttaaagttcatgatttaatttgtgcatttaaccctttttaaaatgtataaacATTTGCATTTCCATTGGTTTGCAAGATGCAATAATAATTGGAAGAAAAAGTGTTCCAACTCAAAATTCAGTATATTTCTTTCAGTCTCCATGGGATGCATAAACTGTCAGAATGCAACTCTTATGAACTTATCTGAAATTGCAACGGAGTCTGTTTTTTCTTGCAGATAACACAACTTAAAATTGCGATAGGAGGAGTCCAATGTGAATATGACAGACTCATAGCCGAGCTAACGGCATTGGATTCGGTAAAGGAGGAAAAGCTTGTAAATATGTAAATTCAGGCTGTAGCGTCGCATCATTTTTTTGGTTCACGGAGCAGTCTCTGTTGTATGCATCCCAAGTATTTCAATGGGGATTTTGTAACTCACAGCACAGGTCAACTTGTAATCCATCAGCTGTGAGTAAAGAAAACAAGATCAAGTGTAAATACTAGTCGATAAGGgtaattttgattttctgtAGGTCTTTTTAGTTATCAGGAACGTTAACTTGACCCAATGTAATCCACTTCTGAAATCAATGTACATGTCAATGTAATCTCAAAACTTAGAATTCTGTTGCAAAGGATTTCCAGTCCCTAAGCAATTTGATATATCATGTGTTTTCTTTCCTGAGATTTTGCTACTCCTGCAATAGTTTTTTTATGAGTTAGTGCGAgacttaatttaattaagtaaaGGGTCACTCTTGATTTTTGAACATGTGACTTAG is part of the Mercurialis annua linkage group LG3, ddMerAnnu1.2, whole genome shotgun sequence genome and encodes:
- the LOC126673379 gene encoding protein MICRORCHIDIA 6 isoform X1; this encodes MKDIKEESNFFMNGLQKNHKSLEVLKYERSTDQTTRREFGNAISTGQSCSSVLEQGQSPMDDTVISSASSICPAPVCRQFWKAGNYADGLGSKVSIQNGKNNFHVSPMFLHSNATSHKWAFGAIAELLDNAVDEIQNGATSVIVDKISNPRDGSPALLIQDDGGGMNPEAMRQCMSFGFSDKSKSAIGQYGNGFKTSTMRLGADVIVFSRHLRNRVLTQSIGLLSYTFLTQTGYDRIVVPMVDYEFNSATGSFEFSNRCSKELSMSNLSLLLQWSPYSTEEELLKQFDDIGSHGTKVIIYNLWFSDDGILELDFDTESEDIRISGDIKQVETSLAWKKINEQHIGNRFRYSLRVYISILYLRIPETFRIKLRGRIVEHHNLANDLKFPEFILYKPQSGGVLEGQVITTIGFLKEAPQINLHGFSVYHKNRLILPFWAVVKQFGWDCRGRGVVGVLEANFIEPTHDKQDFERTSLLQKLESRLKDMTHEYWYHHCGLIGYKVIKKMPKQDSLGFAHGKTKPVKLNHGSSVPSSGKVSPAAVLGMKRKEHDDLVDAEDMKKHARTGVNGTVSGQSFGAQTVDIANQSKYQGHEALVLTQENKKLQAQCDEYEKTEKELEMKITQLKIAIGGVQCEYDRLIAELTALDSVKEEKLVNM
- the LOC126673379 gene encoding protein MICRORCHIDIA 6 isoform X2; the protein is MFLHSNATSHKWAFGAIAELLDNAVDEIQNGATSVIVDKISNPRDGSPALLIQDDGGGMNPEAMRQCMSFGFSDKSKSAIGQYGNGFKTSTMRLGADVIVFSRHLRNRVLTQSIGLLSYTFLTQTGYDRIVVPMVDYEFNSATGSFEFSNRCSKELSMSNLSLLLQWSPYSTEEELLKQFDDIGSHGTKVIIYNLWFSDDGILELDFDTESEDIRISGDIKQVETSLAWKKINEQHIGNRFRYSLRVYISILYLRIPETFRIKLRGRIVEHHNLANDLKFPEFILYKPQSGGVLEGQVITTIGFLKEAPQINLHGFSVYHKNRLILPFWAVVKQFGWDCRGRGVVGVLEANFIEPTHDKQDFERTSLLQKLESRLKDMTHEYWYHHCGLIGYKVIKKMPKQDSLGFAHGKTKPVKLNHGSSVPSSGKVSPAAVLGMKRKEHDDLVDAEDMKKHARTGVNGTVSGQSFGAQTVDIANQSKYQGHEALVLTQENKKLQAQCDEYEKTEKELEMKITQLKIAIGGVQCEYDRLIAELTALDSVKEEKLVNM